In Opitutaceae bacterium TAV5, one genomic interval encodes:
- a CDS encoding biopolymer transporter Tol, with the protein MKALSRFFKKFLPITAFAVVAAFAAGTLTAQPQRNIVVDIPYASDAISVSVSATTAELDNLAKIAFDSHGRFRRVAANQSHDIRFTPVGASEVQVSVTRAGSGAAVLSQTVSGSSQRNALLAAADLAVKATTGLNGYFTSRLAFVRESGGKHEIYTSDLFAGEIRQMTHDNSLALTPRWSPDGSRIVYTGYYRMGSPEIFQIDLRTMQRTRLVGLRGTNTGARFSPDGSRMAMVLSGEGNPEIYIADAQARGIRRITRMPSVEASPCFSPDGSKIIFASDVAGGLKLFTMPVGGGSASRVPTAISGYCAEPDWSTADPNKIAFTVAQNRGFQVAVFDLKTGQAKVVSRAPMDAIEPSWLPDGRHLVYTQRSANQRELRILDTETGRSTRVSLPALGQCSQASVWRP; encoded by the coding sequence ATGAAAGCCCTTTCCCGTTTTTTCAAAAAATTCCTCCCGATCACCGCTTTTGCCGTCGTTGCTGCCTTTGCGGCGGGCACGCTGACGGCGCAGCCGCAGCGCAACATCGTGGTGGACATCCCGTATGCGTCCGACGCGATTTCGGTGAGTGTGTCCGCGACCACGGCGGAGCTCGATAACCTGGCGAAGATCGCCTTCGATTCGCACGGGCGTTTCCGCCGGGTGGCGGCCAACCAGAGCCACGACATCCGGTTCACGCCGGTCGGGGCGAGCGAGGTGCAGGTCAGCGTGACGCGGGCGGGATCGGGCGCGGCGGTGCTTTCGCAAACGGTGTCGGGCTCGAGTCAGCGCAACGCGTTGCTCGCCGCCGCCGATCTGGCGGTCAAGGCGACGACCGGCCTCAACGGGTACTTCACGTCGCGACTCGCGTTTGTCCGGGAATCGGGAGGCAAGCACGAGATCTACACCAGCGATCTTTTTGCCGGCGAAATCCGGCAGATGACGCATGACAACTCGCTCGCCCTGACGCCGCGCTGGTCGCCGGACGGTTCGCGGATCGTCTACACCGGTTATTACCGCATGGGCTCGCCCGAGATTTTCCAGATCGACCTGCGGACGATGCAGCGCACACGCCTGGTGGGACTGCGCGGCACCAACACCGGCGCGCGTTTCAGCCCGGACGGGAGCCGGATGGCCATGGTGCTTTCCGGCGAGGGAAACCCGGAAATCTACATCGCCGATGCCCAGGCGCGGGGCATCCGCCGGATCACCCGCATGCCTTCGGTAGAAGCGTCGCCCTGTTTTTCGCCGGACGGTTCGAAGATCATCTTCGCCTCCGATGTGGCGGGGGGCCTGAAGCTCTTCACGATGCCGGTCGGCGGAGGCTCGGCCTCGCGGGTGCCGACGGCCATCAGCGGTTATTGCGCCGAGCCCGACTGGAGCACGGCCGATCCAAACAAGATCGCTTTCACCGTGGCGCAGAACCGGGGTTTTCAGGTGGCGGTGTTCGATCTGAAGACGGGCCAGGCGAAGGTCGTCTCGCGTGCGCCGATGGATGCGATCGAGCCGTCGTGGTTGCCGGACGGGCGGCATCTGGTGTACACCCAGCGTTCGGCCAACCAGCGCGAGCTTCGCATTCTCGACACGGAAACCGGGCGGTCCACGCGGGTGTCGTTGCCCGCCCTCGGCCAGTGCTCGCAGGCGAGCGTGTGGCGGCCGTGA
- a CDS encoding aromatic ring hydroxylating enzyme has translation MGPTKEDVYSALRTCQDPEIPVNIVDLGLVYSVDLAPSAEGAVASVKMTLTSTGCPMSNAIAGEVHKKLLQVPGIRQASVEIVWEPQWRPEMITEEGRRNLNLV, from the coding sequence ATGGGGCCCACCAAAGAAGACGTTTATTCTGCTCTCCGCACCTGCCAGGACCCCGAAATTCCAGTCAACATCGTTGATCTGGGGCTCGTTTATTCCGTCGATCTGGCACCTTCCGCCGAAGGGGCCGTCGCTTCCGTAAAAATGACGCTGACATCAACCGGTTGTCCGATGTCCAATGCCATTGCCGGCGAGGTTCACAAAAAGCTCCTCCAGGTGCCCGGCATACGACAGGCCAGCGTCGAGATTGTCTGGGAGCCGCAATGGCGGCCGGAAATGATCACGGAAGAGGGTCGTCGCAATCTCAACCTTGTCTAA
- a CDS encoding VacJ family lipoprotein → MNVSRFPVSSFLSFAGACALVLAFAVFPVRLEAQKTPQRPDPELVKKVVEEDDFDEYALPEVFDPLEPLNRLTFKFNEGVYDYVLRPVSKGYEKVVPKPVRSGLTNFFDNIKFPVRFVGCVLQGKFKRAGKETGKFVVNTLGGLGGFIRQSDNVPELADLPREDIGQAFGRWGIGAGPYLVLPILGPGSVRDTVGQVGDSLLNPVGWRVTKEEVFGGWEVQTAVYATDIINQTPDLLRTFDAAAGKNAIDPYIATRNAYLQYREAAVKQ, encoded by the coding sequence ATGAACGTTTCCCGATTCCCGGTCTCGTCCTTTCTTTCATTTGCCGGCGCCTGCGCGCTGGTGCTGGCGTTCGCGGTTTTCCCGGTCCGGCTCGAGGCGCAGAAGACGCCGCAGCGGCCCGATCCCGAACTCGTCAAGAAGGTCGTGGAGGAGGACGATTTTGATGAATATGCCTTGCCCGAGGTTTTCGATCCGCTGGAGCCGCTCAACCGGCTGACATTCAAGTTCAATGAAGGCGTGTACGACTACGTGTTGCGTCCGGTGTCGAAGGGTTACGAGAAGGTTGTGCCGAAGCCGGTGCGCAGCGGGCTGACCAACTTTTTCGACAACATCAAGTTTCCCGTCCGGTTCGTGGGCTGCGTGCTCCAGGGCAAGTTCAAGCGGGCGGGGAAGGAGACGGGCAAGTTTGTCGTCAATACGCTCGGCGGCCTCGGCGGCTTTATCAGGCAGTCGGACAATGTGCCCGAACTCGCGGACCTCCCGCGCGAAGACATCGGCCAGGCTTTCGGCCGCTGGGGGATCGGGGCCGGTCCGTACCTCGTGCTGCCGATCCTCGGTCCCGGTTCGGTGCGCGACACGGTGGGCCAGGTCGGCGATTCGCTGCTCAATCCCGTGGGCTGGCGCGTGACGAAAGAGGAAGTTTTCGGCGGCTGGGAAGTGCAGACGGCGGTGTACGCGACGGATATCATCAACCAGACGCCCGACTTGCTCCGCACCTTTGACGCCGCGGCCGGCAAGAACGCGATCGATCCGTACATCGCCACGCGCAACGCGTATCTCCAGTACCGCGAGGCGGCCGTGAAGCAGTAG
- a CDS encoding organic solvent ABC transporter: protein MIRTSRTPFAKRRAIRIGQPFTATRHTMKRHLAILLAIPLLLATSAATVRAATAAGSGPQETLTAAVDQVLSVAYDTASHQPLHQRLRPVLEQYFNFERATRLAIGPGWRSFSADQQKRTIDLFATLVIRTYSDKFDPGPRPVIAFGKAGELSETRREIPSTITFDGKRYAVAYRLEQAKGESAWRIYDVIIEGVSLVANYRAQFDPLYKKGGADEVIRSLEKNLQQPVVSGQP, encoded by the coding sequence ATGATCCGGACATCCCGCACTCCTTTCGCCAAACGCCGGGCAATTCGCATCGGACAACCCTTCACCGCCACCCGCCACACCATGAAACGCCACCTCGCCATCCTCCTCGCCATCCCGCTTCTGCTCGCCACGAGTGCCGCTACCGTTCGCGCCGCAACCGCAGCCGGGAGCGGCCCGCAGGAAACGCTCACCGCCGCCGTCGACCAGGTGCTGTCCGTCGCCTATGACACCGCGAGCCACCAGCCGCTGCACCAGCGGCTCCGCCCGGTGCTGGAGCAGTATTTCAATTTCGAACGCGCCACCCGCCTCGCGATCGGTCCGGGCTGGCGCAGTTTCAGCGCCGACCAGCAGAAGCGGACGATCGACCTGTTCGCCACCCTCGTCATCCGCACCTATTCGGACAAATTCGACCCGGGACCGCGTCCGGTCATCGCCTTCGGCAAGGCCGGCGAACTTTCCGAAACCCGGCGCGAGATCCCGAGCACGATCACCTTTGACGGGAAGCGTTATGCCGTGGCCTACCGCCTCGAGCAGGCAAAGGGCGAAAGCGCCTGGCGCATCTACGACGTGATCATCGAAGGCGTGAGCCTCGTGGCCAATTACCGCGCCCAGTTCGATCCCCTCTACAAAAAGGGCGGCGCCGACGAGGTCATTCGTTCCCTTGAAAAAAATCTCCAACAGCCTGTAGTGAGCGGTCAGCCATGA
- a CDS encoding ABC transporter substrate-binding protein, with amino-acid sequence MKQNKTELIVGAFVLAGIVAIAWLAIKIGSGTLLGSGSWLLEARFANSGGINPGSSVIIAGVPVGRVESVRLDDGFNAIVTLRLQDSLKLPTDTMASIKTSGLIGDRYIALAPGGDDEFFKPGERITETEPAVDIESLISRFAFGSVDKKSPESGEAATAVRE; translated from the coding sequence ATGAAGCAAAACAAAACAGAACTGATCGTCGGAGCCTTCGTCCTCGCCGGCATCGTCGCGATCGCCTGGCTCGCCATCAAGATCGGCTCCGGCACGCTCCTCGGCAGCGGCTCCTGGCTCCTCGAGGCGCGCTTTGCCAACTCCGGCGGGATCAATCCCGGCAGCAGCGTCATCATCGCCGGCGTGCCCGTGGGGCGCGTCGAGAGCGTGCGGCTGGACGACGGGTTCAACGCCATCGTCACGCTCCGCCTGCAGGATTCGCTCAAACTCCCGACCGACACCATGGCCTCGATCAAGACCAGCGGCCTGATCGGCGACCGTTACATCGCGCTCGCGCCCGGCGGCGACGACGAGTTTTTCAAACCGGGCGAACGCATCACCGAGACCGAACCCGCCGTCGATATCGAATCGCTCATCAGCCGCTTCGCCTTCGGTTCGGTGGACAAAAAATCTCCCGAATCCGGAGAAGCGGCCACCGCCGTCCGGGAATGA
- a CDS encoding organic solvent ABC transporter ATP-binding protein (ABC transporter maintaining outer membrane lipid asymmetry): MLDVRSIYKSFGDDYEHSGRNTVLAGASLGVPRGSLVTILGKSGTGKSVFLKCLAGIIRPDRGEVCFDGKPLNADDPDARAEFRRRCSYLFQSNALFDSLTALENVALPLEQTTRIPNQEIRKRCMEALRQLELDTSAGKYPGQLSGGMQKRLALARAIVTRPEIVLFDEPTAGLDPLRRNSVFEMITKYRRQFGFTAVVVTHDVPEALVASDRVALLDSGTMRFQGTPAEFSASQDPGVRAFRDSADALRHTLAALGGGAASLSGTAA, from the coding sequence CTGCTCGACGTGCGCAGCATTTACAAGAGTTTTGGTGACGATTACGAGCACAGCGGCCGCAACACCGTGCTCGCCGGCGCCAGCCTGGGCGTGCCGCGCGGCAGCCTCGTGACGATCCTCGGCAAGAGCGGCACCGGCAAATCCGTCTTCCTGAAGTGCCTCGCCGGCATCATCCGGCCCGACCGCGGCGAGGTCTGTTTCGACGGCAAGCCGCTCAATGCCGACGATCCCGACGCGCGCGCCGAATTTCGCCGCCGTTGCAGCTACCTTTTCCAGAGCAACGCCCTTTTCGACTCGCTGACCGCACTCGAGAACGTCGCGCTGCCGCTCGAGCAGACGACGCGGATTCCCAACCAGGAAATCCGCAAACGCTGCATGGAGGCGCTGCGCCAGCTCGAACTCGACACCAGCGCGGGAAAATATCCCGGCCAGCTTTCCGGCGGCATGCAGAAACGCCTCGCGCTCGCCCGCGCCATCGTCACGCGCCCGGAGATCGTGCTTTTCGACGAGCCCACCGCCGGCCTCGATCCGCTGCGGCGCAACAGCGTGTTCGAGATGATCACGAAGTACCGCCGCCAGTTCGGTTTCACGGCCGTGGTCGTCACGCACGACGTGCCCGAGGCGCTCGTCGCCAGCGACCGCGTGGCGCTGCTCGACAGCGGCACGATGCGTTTCCAGGGCACGCCCGCCGAATTCAGCGCCTCGCAGGACCCCGGCGTGCGCGCCTTCCGCGACAGCGCCGACGCCCTCCGCCACACGCTCGCCGCCCTCGGCGGCGGAGCTGCCTCCCTTTCCGGAACCGCCGCGTAA